TGTTTGCCCGCATCGTAGCCCACCGATTGGCTCACTCCAGCGGCACTTTTGACACTTTGACTGTCGATAATCGCTTCCGACGGGCTGCGATGACGCTCCTGTTCAATTCGGGTACACTCTCGCAATCGGTCGTGCATCCGCACCCAGGTTCCATCTTTGCGCCACTGACGAAAGTAGGTGTATACGGTTTGCCATGCCGGAAAATCCCCTGGCAACCCTCGCCATCGCACTCCCTCCACCAAAACATAGAAAATGGCGTTCAGAACATCCCACATATCGACGCTACGAGGACGACCACCGAATTTCGGCTCGGGTATCAAGTCGTTGAGTAGTTCAAATTGGGCTTGAGACAAATTACTGGGGTAAGCTTTACTCATGACGCTCTCTCAGTGCTGTGTACGACATATTCGCAGCTTACACTGAGTGAGCTTTTTTACTCACTAAACGACTTTTAAAACACCCTCTTAGGTGGGGAAGCTGTGGTCTTCGAAGCGAGCGAGCCTGCTACTGAGCATCTCAGCGTTGCATCTCAGCGTTGTCTGGGTAGACCAGGGATTTATTGGAGCCAATTTTGCTCGGGTCGTCAACCAATTAACTGGGGCTGAGGTTGAAGTGATTGGTCGTCATAGCGCTGAATTTGAGATTTTACCCAAACGATGGATGGTGGAGCGAACCTTTGCCTGGTGGAATTCCTGCCGACGTTTGAGTCAGGACTACGAAGTGTTGCCAGAGATGAGCCAGGCTATGTTTTATGGAGTGATGACGAGGCTAATGCTGCGTCGTTTAGCGAAATTACAAGAGCAAACTTAATAATCATTTAGAGACAAGCTCTTAGCTACCTCGTTCGGCACGAGGGGGCGCAGGTTCAGATCCTGTCATCCCGATTCTTAATCTGTGAGGCTTGATCTAGCCAGCCCAATGCCTCGGGAATGCTAACTTTTGACAATGGCACCAAAGTCAGCCAGCATCCGAGCTTGATTTCGCAAAAGACCTAAGAGGTTGAGACGATTGCGCTTAATCGCCGGATCGGAGTCCATCACCAAAACACTATCGGGGCCATCAAAAAAGCTGCTGACGGTGGGGGCGATCGCCGTCAGGGCCGCCACTAGCTGCGAATAATCCCGTTGTCCCTGCATCTGGTGGCACAGTCGAATCAAGTCCTGGTAGAAAGCGTGCTCTGAAGCCTTCTGAAAATGACTTGGATCAACGACAAGGATTGGATCGAGTTGATCAGTGGCTAAATCTCCCTGGGTCGCCAACCGAGAGGAACGATTCACCGTTTCATAAATGTCACTGAGACGACCATCCCGGCGAATCGTCTGTAAAAACTGGGCACGATCGCGGATATCCCCTAAATCCCGCAGCGATCGCTCCGTATACTCGGGATCATTGTCCCCCTGCACCGCGTTGATCAGGTCATAGTCAATGCCCTGTTCTTCCAACAAATTCCGCAGCCGCTGTCCGAAAAATTCCTGGAGCTGCTGCAACAGCGACTCAGGGTGCGCCTTGGGATAGACAGTGGTAAAAATGGCGATCGCTTGTTCTAACAATGCCTGTAGATCGAGGTTGAGATTGGCCGCCCAAATAATGTGGACGATGGCATTGGCAGCTCGACGCAGGGCAAAGGGATCAGACGACCCCGTAGGCACCAGCCCCAGACCAAAGATGCTGACGAGGGTATCCAGTCGATCGGCCAGAGCCACGACCTGACCCACCAGGGTTTGGGGCAATTGATCGATCGCTCCCTTGGGAAGGTAGTGTTCGCGAATGCCGATAGCCACGGCCGGATCTTCTCCACTCTGGAGGGCGTAATTTTCCCCCATGATCCCCTGGAGTTCGGGAAATTCCCCCACCATCTGGGTCACCAGATCTGCTTTACAGAGGCGGGCCGCCCGCAGCATCGGGATACGAGCCGTAGCCGAGACGTGCAGTTGATCGGCAATTAGCCCGACTATTTGCTCAATCCGATCGACCTTCGCCCCCATAGAACCCAGGGCTTCCTGGAAGGTAACAGTTTCCAGTTGGGGCAGGTAACCCTCCAGCGATCGCCCACAATCCGCCTGATAGAAAAAACCGCCCATCCGCCAGTCGAGCCCGAATCACCCGCTCATTCCCCGCGGCAATCACCGCTGCTTTTGCGGGATCTCCATTGGAAATGGTAATGAAATAGGGTAGCAGGTCAGTGGTTTGAGGCTGTTGCCACACGGGAAAGTAGCGCTGATGACTCACCATAGCGGTGGTAATCACCGCCGGGGGCAAGCTGAGAAATTCCGGATCAAACTTACCCACCACCGCCGTCGGCCACTCCACCAACTGCACCACTTCCTGAAGCAGATCGGGATAAATCTCAGCCCAGCCATTCACCTGTTGGGCGGCAGTCTGCACTTGTTGTTGAATTAAAGCTCGGCGGCGATCGGGATCAACCTCTACAAAGCTCTGTCGCAGCACTGTGCTGTAATCGGCTGCCTGGGCGATCGCCACGGGTTGGGGATGCAAGACCCGATGGCCTTGGGAAACCCGGCCACTCTCCAAGGTAATACTGCCATTGTGCAGGGTCAGGGGTAGGACTTCCCCCTCCAGCAACAACACCAACCAGTGAATCGGACGGGAGAATTTCAAATCGCCATCCCCCCAGCGCATCATCCGGGGGGCTTCAATGCCCAGAATCCAGGACTGAGCTAGTTCCGTTAAAACTCTCCCCCGTCGGTCGCCCTGGAATCGTCTGCCTCAGGAAAACAAACTCCCCTTTATCCGTAGTGCGAATTTCCAGATCTTCGACCCGAGCTTGGCGCGATCGGGCAAAACCTGTCGCTGCCTTGGTGGGCTTGCCATCCTTGAAGGCGGCCTGCACCGCTGGCCCTTTGAACTCCGCTGCCTGATCCGATTGACGTTGGGGCAACCCCTCAATGATCACTGCCAGACGGCGGGGGGTGCCATAGACCTTGATGGCCGTTGTCGGGAGATGGTGCTCCGCCAGACTTTGGGGAATCCGCGATCGCCACTGCTCTAGGGCGGTATCTACAAATCTGGCTGGTAATTCTTCAGTCCCAACTTCAAGCAGGA
Above is a genomic segment from Neosynechococcus sphagnicola sy1 containing:
- a CDS encoding transposase; the protein is MHLSVVWVDQGFIGANFARVVNQLTGAEVEVIGRHSAEFEILPKRWMVERTFAWWNSCRRLSQDYEVLPEMSQAMFYGVMTRLMLRRLAKLQEQT
- a CDS encoding glycine--tRNA ligase subunit beta, producing MATFLLEVGTEELPARFVDTALEQWRSRIPQSLAEHHLPTTAIKVYGTPRRLAVIIEGLPQRQSDQAAEFKGPAVQAAFKDGKPTKAATGFARSRQARVEDLEIRTTDKGEFVFLRQTIPGRPTGESFNGTSSVLDSGH
- a CDS encoding IS5 family transposase, translating into MSKAYPSNLSQAQFELLNDLIPEPKFGGRPRSVDMWDVLNAIFYVLVEGVRWRGLPGDFPAWQTVYTYFRQWRKDGTWVRMHDRLRECTRIEQERHRSPSEAIIDSQSVKSAAGVSQSVGYDAGK
- the glyS gene encoding glycine--tRNA ligase subunit beta, producing the protein MEGYLPQLETVTFQEALGSMGAKVDRIEQIVGLIADQLHVSATARIPMLRAARLCKADLVTQMVGEFPELQGIMGENYALQSGEDPAVAIGIREHYLPKGAIDQLPQTLVGQVVALADRLDTLVSIFGLGLVPTGSSDPFALRRAANAIVHIIWAANLNLDLQALLEQAIAIFTTVYPKAHPESLLQQLQEFFGQRLRNLLEEQGIDYDLINAVQGDNDPEYTERSLRDLGDIRDRAQFLQTIRRDGRLSDIYETVNRSSRLATQGDLATDQLDPILVVDPSHFQKASEHAFYQDLIRLCHQMQGQRDYSQLVAALTAIAPTVSSFFDGPDSVLVMDSDPAIKRNRLNLLGLLRNQARMLADFGAIVKS
- a CDS encoding glycine--tRNA ligase subunit beta, with protein sequence MMRWGDGDLKFSRPIHWLVLLLEGEVLPLTLHNGSITLESGRVSQGHRVLHPQPVAIAQAADYSTVLRQSFVEVDPDRRRALIQQQVQTAAQQVNGWAEIYPDLLQEVVQLVEWPTAVVGKFDPEFLSLPPAVITTAMVSHQRYFPVWQQPQTTDLLPYFITISNGDPAKAAVIAAGNERVIRARLADGRFFLSGGLWAIAGGLPAPTGNCYLPGSPGFYGGEGRSD